A single region of the Acanthopagrus latus isolate v.2019 chromosome 11, fAcaLat1.1, whole genome shotgun sequence genome encodes:
- the LOC119029209 gene encoding potassium voltage-gated channel subfamily V member 2-like — protein MDLENEELQRCLQNRRSTVNCLSKGVKDNKTFPFSQEKSVKAWKSLENLETPVPRTEGPKAGYGAERQHQHINVNIGGKLFHIPKQCALKYPQTRIGSLALCRDKTKLLMLCDDYSVRKNEFFFDRDPYFFHHIFNFYTTGVLWIIREMCPINFEEEIEYWGLNLKDTQLCCWMVFQEKVDELRDNLKVERELLAEIETKYDNARFKDMMFGNIRKTLWDIVENPYSSILAKAFCVVSNLFVLFSIVAMTLNTVEELQEYRINNRTHMEWVEMITIVFFTFEYVIRLVTTPNINMFLKSGLNFVDMVAVMPYFVQMVFEVFGNAEDTNAQEDLRAMARVSQVLKVIKLLRIFRILKLARHSTGMRAFGFTLRQCYQQASCILLFIAMGIFTFSALLHSAERETEGSPISSIPYAWWWAAVSISTVGYGDVVPVTILGRFVAFGCISFGIILNGMPISFLFNKFSDYYSKLKAQEYNTILLKRRFLLNKRLRRKLDMCFHPSEEDNNTESHGRH, from the exons ATGGATTTAGAGAATGAGGAACTACAGAGATGTTTGCAAAACCGCCGCTCAACTGTTAACTGCCTGTCAAAAGGTGTGAAGGACAACAAAACATTCCCATTTTCCCAGGAGAAATCAGTCAAAGCATGGAAATCTCTGGAGAATTTGGAGACTCCTGTCCCCAGAACAGAGGGCCCTAAAGCTGGATATGGAGCCGAAAGGCAACATCAGCACATCAATGTTAATATTGGGGGTAAGTTGTTTCATATACCCAAACAGTGTGCCTTAAAATATCCTCAAACCCGAATAGGCTCATTAGCCCTCTGcagggacaaaacaaaactcctcATGCTGTGTGACGACTACTCTGTGCGAAAGAACGAGTTCTTCTTTGACCGTGACCCTTACTTCTTCCACCACATCTTCAACTTCTACACAACTGGGGTGCTGTGGATCATACGGGAAATGTGCCCCATCAACTTCGAGGAGGAGATCGAATACTGGGGcctgaacttaaaggacacacagctctgctgctggatggtGTTCCAGGAGAAGGTCGACGAGCTGAGGGACAACCTGAAGGTGGAGAGGGAGCTGTTGGCTGAGATCGAGACGAAGTACGACAACGCACGTTTCAAGGACATGATGTTCGGAAATATACGGAAGACTCTGTGGGACATTGTGGAGAATCCATATTCGTCAATTCTAGCAAAGGCTTTCTGTGTGGTCTCCAACCTTTTCGTGCTCTTCTCCATCGTCGCAATGACTCTCAACACCGTGGAGGAGCTCCAGGAGTATAGAATTAACAACAGAACCCACATGGAGTGGGTGGAGATGATCACCATTGTGTTCTTCACCTTTGAATATGTAATTCGCCTTGTCACCACTCctaacatcaacatgtttctgaAGAGCGGACTCAATTTTGTGGACATGGTGGCAGTCATGCCTTATTTTGTCCAGATGGTCTTTGAAGTCTTTGGTAACGCCGAAGACACGAATGCACAGGAAGACCTCAGGGCCATGGCTCGAGTCAGCCAGGTCCTCAAGGTCATCAAGCTGCTGCGGATCTTTCGGATTTTGAAGCTGGCTCGACACTCAACGGGCATGAGAGCGTTTGGGTTCACTCTGCGGCAGTGTTACCAGCAGGCCTCGTGCATTCTCCTTTTCATTGCCATGGGAATCTTCActttctctgctcttcttcacTCAGCCGAGCGGGAAACCGAGGGATCTCCTATCAGCAGTATCCCATATGCCTGGTGGTGGGCTGCG GTCAGCATCTCCACTGTGGGCTACGGGGATGTGGTTCCCGTCACCATACTGGGTCGCTTTGTGGCCTTCGGCTGCATCTCATTTGGAATCATCCTCAACGGCATGCCGATCTCTTTCCTCTTCAACAAGTTCTCTGATTACTACTCCAAGCTAAAAGCCCAGGAGTACAACACCATCTTACTGAAGCGGCGCTTTCTGCTGAACAAGCGCCTCCGCCGCAAACTGGACATGTGTTTTCATCCCTCGGAGGAAGACAATAACACAGAGAGCCACGGCAGACACTGA